The segment CAGCGGGCCGACCGCCCCCGCGTACCAGGCGGCGCGGTGCGCCCGGTGCGCGGGGACGGCCTCGGCCAGCGGCAGGTCGCCGGGCGGGAAGACCGCCGCGTCGTCGAAGAGCCCCCGGTACAGCTCGGGTACGTTCATCGCCTCGCCCAGGTCCACGCGTAGTTCGGGTCCTCGCTCGCGGTGGCGGCCTCGCCGAGCTCCAGCGGGCGGAAGGTGTCCACCATCACCGCCAGCTCGTCGAAGAACTCCGCGCCGATCGAGCGCTCGTAGGCGCCCGGCTGCGGCCCGTGGGTGTGGCCGCCCGGGTGCAGCGAGATCGACCCCTGTCCGATGCCGGAGCCCTTGCGGGCCTCGTAGTCGCCGCCGCAGTAGAACATCACCTCGTCGCTGTCCACGTTCGCGTGGTAGTACGGGACGGGGATCGACAGCGGGTGGTAGTCCACCTTGCGCGGCACGAAGTTGCAGATCACGAAGTTGTTGCCCTCGAACACCTGGTGGGCCGGCGGCGGCTGGTGCACCCGCCCGGTGATCGGCTCGTAGTCGGCGACGTTGAACGCGTACGGGTACAGGCAGCCGTCCCAACCCACCACGTCGAAGGGGTGGTGGGGCACCGTGTAGCGGGTGCCGACCACGCCGCCCGGGCCGCGGTGCTTGACCAGCACCTCGACCTCGCCGCCGTCGACCAGCAGCGGACCCTCCGGCCCGCGCAGGTCGCGCTCGCAGAACGGCGCGTGCTCCAGCAGTTGGCCGAACTTCGACAGGTAGCGGCGGGCCGGGGTGATGTGGCTGTTCGCCTCGAT is part of the Kitasatospora setae KM-6054 genome and harbors:
- a CDS encoding homogentisate 1,2-dioxygenase, coding for MAYYRQLGSVPRKRHTQHRTPEGGLYYEELMGEEGFSSDSSLLYHRHIPSAVTAASVWELPSQATTANLPLLPRHLKLHELFPGEEWKAADAVTGRRLVLGNADVRISYVAAGAPSALYRNGLGDECVYVESGTAVLETVFGTLEVGQGDYVLIPRATTHRWVPTGDAPLRAYCIEANSHITPARRYLSKFGQLLEHAPFCERDLRGPEGPLLVDGGEVEVLVKHRGPGGVVGTRYTVPHHPFDVVGWDGCLYPYAFNVADYEPITGRVHQPPPAHQVFEGNNFVICNFVPRKVDYHPLSIPVPYYHANVDSDEVMFYCGGDYEARKGSGIGQGSISLHPGGHTHGPQPGAYERSIGAEFFDELAVMVDTFRPLELGEAATASEDPNYAWTWARR